A genomic stretch from Vibrio algarum includes:
- the tolQ gene encoding protein TolQ produces the protein MNAELSILDLFLQASLLVKVVMLILLGMSIASWAMIIQRSKALRAAAKDATEFEDKFWSTQDLSKLYQEVKVKKDDLSGSREIFYSGFTEFARLRRTYGSSSESVMDGTGRAMRVTVSREVESLETSLPFLATVGSISPYIGLFGTVWGIMHAFIALGQVKQATLAMVAPGIAEALVATAMGLFAAIPAVMAYNSLSNKVSKLEHSYATFSEEFHSILHRQAMSDKE, from the coding sequence GTGAACGCTGAACTTTCAATCTTAGATCTATTTTTACAGGCAAGCTTACTCGTTAAGGTTGTGATGTTGATTTTATTAGGTATGTCTATTGCTTCTTGGGCAATGATTATTCAACGCAGCAAGGCATTGAGAGCTGCAGCAAAAGACGCGACTGAATTTGAAGATAAATTTTGGTCTACCCAAGATTTATCTAAGCTTTACCAAGAAGTGAAGGTAAAGAAGGATGACTTATCCGGTAGCCGAGAGATTTTTTATTCAGGTTTTACCGAATTTGCTCGTTTAAGAAGAACTTATGGTTCTTCAAGTGAATCAGTGATGGATGGCACCGGTCGAGCGATGCGTGTGACGGTTTCTCGTGAAGTTGAATCACTTGAAACAAGCTTGCCATTTTTGGCGACAGTGGGTTCTATCAGCCCATATATTGGTTTGTTTGGTACGGTATGGGGCATCATGCATGCCTTTATTGCTTTGGGTCAGGTAAAGCAAGCAACACTTGCGATGGTAGCGCCGGGTATCGCTGAAGCTTTGGTTGCAACAGCGATGGGTCTATTCGCTGCGATTCCTGCGGTAATGGCCTACAACAGCTTAAGCAATAAGGTGTCTAAATTAGAACATTCATATGCTACTTTTTCAGAAGAGTTCCACAGTATTCTCCACCGCCAAGCAATGAGTGACAAGGAATAA
- the ybgC gene encoding tol-pal system-associated acyl-CoA thioesterase — protein MTTSPFKWPVTIYYEDTDAGGVVYHSNYLKFFERARTELLRHIGVSQQVLLEENIGFVVRHIDIDFLQGARLDDQLTVVTTVSELKKASIVFCQEIVNLEGRALCKALVKVACVNSQKMKPQAIPSSLIAELN, from the coding sequence GTGACAACTTCTCCATTCAAGTGGCCCGTTACTATTTATTACGAAGATACTGATGCCGGTGGTGTGGTTTACCATTCCAACTATCTGAAGTTTTTCGAAAGAGCAAGAACGGAACTCCTCCGGCATATTGGTGTCTCTCAACAGGTGCTGTTAGAGGAAAATATCGGCTTTGTTGTTCGCCATATTGATATCGATTTTTTACAAGGTGCTCGGTTGGATGACCAATTAACGGTTGTTACAACGGTGTCTGAATTGAAAAAAGCGTCAATAGTGTTTTGTCAGGAAATCGTCAATCTTGAAGGGCGCGCATTGTGTAAAGCCTTGGTTAAGGTAGCATGCGTTAACAGTCAAAAAATGAAACCTCAAGCTATTCCAAGCTCATTAATTGCGGAGTTGAATTAG
- the ybgE gene encoding cyd operon protein YbgE, translating into MSKLAVQIANLHRPIDKALFRALSFILAIGHAGLLMWEPTLYSNAIGGFNSIIGPLFLWAICSGVIFGVGFTPMFVVWRVLFSPYISLTILLYLTVAYLFV; encoded by the coding sequence GTGAGTAAATTGGCTGTTCAGATAGCCAATTTACATCGCCCGATAGATAAGGCCCTATTCAGGGCTTTATCTTTCATTTTGGCAATCGGCCACGCTGGATTGTTAATGTGGGAACCAACGCTATATAGCAATGCGATTGGTGGTTTTAATTCAATTATTGGCCCCTTGTTTCTATGGGCTATCTGCTCAGGTGTGATATTTGGCGTAGGTTTTACCCCTATGTTTGTAGTATGGAGAGTCCTATTCTCTCCTTATATTTCATTAACCATTCTTTTATACCTAACCGTTGCCTATCTATTCGTTTGA
- the cydX gene encoding cytochrome bd-I oxidase subunit CydX: MWYFAWILGVLLACAFGIINALWLEHSEMMDKDSE, encoded by the coding sequence ATGTGGTATTTCGCTTGGATTTTAGGTGTTCTACTTGCCTGTGCTTTTGGCATTATTAATGCGCTTTGGTTAGAACATTCAGAAATGATGGATAAAGATAGTGAGTAA
- the cydB gene encoding cytochrome d ubiquinol oxidase subunit II: MFDYEALRLIWWVLVGVLLIGFAIADGFDLGVCALVPVIGKTDNERRVMINSIAPHWDGNQVWLITAGGALFAAWPTVYAVSFSGFYFAMILTLAGLWLRPIGLDYRSKIDSPKWKKNWDIAISISGFVPSLIFGVAFGNLLQGVPFTLSDFMMPTYHGSFFGLLNPFALLCGLISVAMFVVMGTTWLQMKTTAGVRERARNLTQIGALVITILFVVAGLWIQSIDGYVIKGQLDTLAASNPLNKEVVREAGAWMANYAEYPLMWAAPILGTVMPLVVILATRINSGGLAFLASSLTSAGIILTAGFSMFPIVMPSSLEPNHSLTMWDSTSSELTLQIMTVVAAIFVPIILSYTAWSYYKMYGRLDDKFIEENKNSLY; this comes from the coding sequence ATGTTTGATTATGAAGCATTACGATTGATTTGGTGGGTACTAGTAGGCGTACTGCTAATTGGTTTTGCTATTGCCGATGGGTTCGATTTAGGTGTTTGTGCTCTAGTACCTGTTATCGGAAAAACGGATAACGAACGTAGAGTGATGATTAACTCTATCGCCCCGCATTGGGATGGAAACCAAGTTTGGTTAATTACTGCTGGTGGTGCACTATTTGCGGCATGGCCAACGGTATATGCGGTTTCGTTTTCAGGTTTCTATTTTGCCATGATATTAACATTGGCAGGTTTATGGTTGCGTCCAATTGGTCTTGACTATCGTTCCAAGATTGACTCTCCAAAATGGAAGAAAAATTGGGACATTGCAATCAGTATCAGTGGCTTTGTGCCTTCGCTAATTTTTGGTGTAGCGTTTGGTAACTTGTTACAAGGTGTGCCATTTACGTTAAGCGATTTCATGATGCCAACGTATCACGGTTCATTTTTTGGGTTGCTTAATCCATTTGCTCTGCTGTGTGGCTTAATTAGCGTTGCCATGTTTGTGGTGATGGGGACGACTTGGTTACAAATGAAAACCACTGCCGGAGTGAGAGAACGGGCCCGTAATCTTACTCAAATTGGTGCGCTTGTTATTACAATTCTATTTGTAGTCGCTGGTTTGTGGATACAATCGATTGATGGTTACGTGATAAAAGGTCAGCTTGATACGCTTGCTGCGTCAAACCCACTGAACAAAGAAGTGGTTCGTGAAGCGGGTGCTTGGATGGCAAACTATGCTGAATATCCATTAATGTGGGCTGCGCCTATACTTGGTACGGTTATGCCACTTGTGGTTATTTTAGCTACACGCATCAACAGTGGAGGCCTTGCTTTCTTGGCTTCTAGCTTAACCTCTGCTGGGATTATTCTGACCGCCGGGTTTAGCATGTTCCCGATTGTTATGCCTTCTAGCTTAGAGCCCAATCATAGCCTTACGATGTGGGATTCAACATCAAGTGAGTTAACACTTCAGATAATGACGGTCGTAGCCGCTATTTTTGTACCTATTATTTTGAGTTATACCGCTTGGTCTTACTACAAAATGTATGGTCGTCTTGATGACAAGTTCATCGAAGAAAACAAAAATTCACTTTATTAA
- the cydA gene encoding cytochrome ubiquinol oxidase subunit I produces MIDIVDLSRLQFAFTAMYHFLFVPLTLGMAFLLAIMESLYVMTDKQIYKDMTKFWGKLFGINFALGVATGLTMEFQFGTNWSYYSHYVGDIFGAPLAIEALVAFFLESTFVGLFFFGWERLSKRQHLTVTWLVALGSNFSALWILVANGWMQNPVGSEFNFESMRMEMVSFAELVLNPVAQVKFVHTVASGYTTGAMFVLGISSYYLLKGRDVAFARRSFAIAASFGMASILSVIILGDESGYELGDVQRVKLAAIEAEWHTEEAPAAFTLFGLPNQETQQTDFAIKIPYVMGIIATRSFDTEVTGISDLKIEHEERIRSGMQAYDLLEKLRAGDKSQENLDAFDELKDDLGYGLLLKRYTDNVTDATEEQIKAATDDSIPTVWPLFWSFRIMVACGFIMLFIFGAAFVQTCRQKINQKQWVLKAALFGIPLPWIAIEMGWFVAEYGRQPWAVGEILPVDVAVSALTMGQLWASLFAILALYTVFLIVEVYLMVTFARKGPSSLKTGRYHFEQNGDSAQDKVNRQVEA; encoded by the coding sequence ATGATTGACATAGTTGATCTATCGCGGTTGCAGTTTGCCTTCACAGCGATGTATCACTTCCTCTTTGTTCCATTGACTTTAGGTATGGCTTTCTTACTCGCCATAATGGAGTCTCTATATGTAATGACCGATAAACAAATCTATAAGGACATGACAAAGTTCTGGGGTAAGTTATTCGGTATAAACTTCGCTCTTGGTGTGGCTACTGGCCTTACCATGGAATTCCAATTTGGTACCAACTGGTCCTACTATTCTCATTATGTAGGCGACATATTTGGTGCGCCACTCGCCATTGAAGCCTTAGTTGCATTTTTCTTAGAATCCACCTTCGTCGGGCTATTTTTCTTTGGTTGGGAGCGTTTATCTAAACGCCAACACTTAACGGTAACTTGGTTAGTTGCTTTAGGTTCTAACTTCTCTGCGCTTTGGATCTTAGTTGCTAACGGTTGGATGCAAAATCCAGTTGGTTCTGAGTTCAACTTTGAATCGATGCGTATGGAAATGGTGAGCTTTGCTGAATTGGTTCTCAACCCAGTTGCACAAGTTAAGTTTGTTCACACCGTCGCATCAGGCTATACCACAGGTGCTATGTTCGTACTTGGTATTAGTTCATATTACTTGTTGAAAGGTCGAGATGTTGCTTTCGCTCGCCGTTCATTTGCCATTGCCGCTTCGTTCGGTATGGCCTCAATTTTGTCTGTGATTATTTTAGGTGATGAGTCAGGCTATGAACTTGGGGACGTACAGAGAGTGAAACTGGCCGCTATTGAAGCCGAATGGCATACCGAAGAAGCGCCCGCAGCATTCACTTTGTTTGGATTGCCAAATCAAGAGACTCAGCAAACTGATTTTGCGATTAAGATCCCTTATGTCATGGGGATTATCGCTACGCGTTCCTTTGATACTGAAGTGACCGGAATATCGGATCTGAAAATTGAGCACGAAGAACGAATTCGTAGTGGTATGCAAGCCTATGATCTGCTCGAAAAGTTACGCGCTGGTGATAAGTCTCAAGAAAACTTGGATGCCTTTGACGAACTTAAAGACGACCTTGGTTACGGATTGTTGCTGAAACGGTATACCGACAATGTCACCGACGCTACTGAAGAGCAAATCAAAGCAGCGACAGATGATTCCATTCCTACGGTTTGGCCGCTGTTCTGGTCTTTCCGAATCATGGTTGCTTGTGGGTTTATAATGCTGTTCATTTTTGGTGCTGCATTTGTTCAAACCTGCCGCCAGAAAATTAATCAAAAACAGTGGGTTTTAAAAGCGGCTCTGTTTGGTATACCACTACCGTGGATAGCGATAGAAATGGGTTGGTTTGTTGCGGAGTATGGCCGTCAACCATGGGCAGTAGGTGAAATTTTACCTGTCGACGTGGCTGTGTCTGCTCTGACAATGGGACAATTATGGGCATCGCTATTTGCAATACTCGCGCTCTATACAGTATTCCTTATTGTAGAAGTCTATCTCATGGTGACGTTCGCACGTAAAGGCCCAAGTAGCTTGAAAACAGGTCGTTACCACTTTGAACAAAACGGCGACTCTGCTCAAGACAAAGTCAACCGCCAAGTAGAAGCGTAA
- the ruvB gene encoding Holliday junction branch migration DNA helicase RuvB: MIEADRLIAPDSPVFKDEEVIDRAIRPKKLADYRGQDHVRDQMEIFITAAQQRNEPLDHLLIFGPPGLGKTTLANIVANEMEVNIRTTSGPVLEKAGDLAALLTNLEENDVLFIDEIHRLSPMVEEILYPAMEDYQLDIMIGEGPAARSIKIDLPPFTLIGATTRAGSLTSPLRDRFGIVQRLEYYNIPDLQFIVQRSASCLNLSMEEEGALEVARRARGTPRIANRLLRRVRDYAEVKANGHICSDVADKALNMLDVDHKGFDYMDRKLLLAIMEKFSGGPVGLDNLAAAIGEEKETIEDVLEPFLIQQGYLQRTPRGRIATERAYLHFGIETSN; encoded by the coding sequence ATGATCGAAGCTGATCGCTTGATAGCACCGGATAGTCCGGTTTTTAAAGATGAAGAAGTCATTGACCGTGCGATACGGCCTAAAAAACTTGCCGATTATCGTGGGCAAGATCACGTACGTGATCAGATGGAAATCTTCATTACAGCAGCACAACAGCGTAATGAGCCTTTGGATCATCTATTAATCTTCGGCCCTCCGGGTTTAGGTAAAACGACATTAGCAAATATTGTCGCGAATGAAATGGAAGTAAATATTCGTACTACTTCGGGTCCGGTACTTGAAAAAGCCGGTGATCTGGCTGCACTTCTAACCAATTTAGAAGAAAACGATGTTCTTTTTATTGATGAAATCCATCGTCTTAGCCCAATGGTGGAAGAAATACTCTACCCAGCAATGGAAGATTACCAACTCGACATCATGATAGGAGAAGGCCCTGCGGCGCGATCGATTAAAATAGACCTTCCTCCTTTCACGCTTATCGGTGCGACGACAAGAGCAGGCTCATTGACTTCTCCTCTGAGAGACCGATTTGGTATCGTTCAAAGGTTGGAGTATTACAATATCCCTGACTTACAGTTCATTGTTCAACGTAGTGCTAGTTGCCTTAATCTTTCTATGGAAGAAGAGGGCGCTTTGGAGGTCGCTAGAAGAGCGCGCGGAACCCCTCGTATTGCTAACAGGCTTCTTCGACGGGTAAGAGATTATGCAGAAGTGAAAGCCAATGGCCATATCTGCTCTGATGTAGCGGATAAAGCATTAAATATGCTTGATGTAGACCACAAAGGTTTTGACTACATGGACAGAAAGCTTTTGCTCGCCATCATGGAGAAGTTTTCAGGAGGCCCTGTAGGCTTAGATAACTTAGCGGCCGCTATTGGTGAAGAAAAAGAAACCATAGAAGATGTTCTGGAGCCTTTTCTTATCCAACAAGGTTATTTACAAAGAACCCCAAGAGGTCGAATCGCGACAGAAAGGGCTTATTTACACTTTGGCATCGAAACAAGTAATTAA
- the ruvA gene encoding Holliday junction branch migration protein RuvA, translating to MIGRLRGILIEKQPPELLIEVSGIGYEVQMPMSCFYELPEIGTEAIVYTHFIVREDAQLLYGFNSVKERALFREVIKANGVGPKLGLAILSGMTAAQFVSCVEREDISTLVKLPGVGKKTAERLVVEMKDRLKGWGAGDLFTPATDAAPMDSQPYENTKQSAEDEAISALIALGYKPQQASKVVSQVVKADMTSEAVIREALKSMV from the coding sequence GTGATTGGACGCCTTCGTGGAATTTTGATTGAAAAACAACCACCTGAATTACTTATCGAAGTAAGCGGTATTGGCTATGAAGTCCAAATGCCGATGAGCTGTTTTTATGAGTTACCTGAAATTGGTACAGAAGCTATTGTATATACCCACTTCATCGTTAGAGAAGACGCTCAACTTTTATATGGTTTTAATTCGGTAAAAGAGAGAGCGCTTTTCCGAGAAGTCATTAAAGCCAATGGGGTTGGGCCTAAACTTGGCTTGGCGATATTATCCGGTATGACTGCGGCTCAATTTGTTTCTTGTGTAGAACGTGAAGATATATCTACACTTGTCAAACTACCAGGCGTAGGTAAGAAAACAGCAGAGCGTTTAGTGGTTGAGATGAAAGATCGCCTTAAAGGGTGGGGGGCTGGTGATCTGTTTACTCCAGCAACGGATGCCGCGCCAATGGATAGTCAACCATACGAAAACACGAAACAAAGTGCTGAAGATGAAGCTATTAGTGCACTAATCGCCCTTGGTTATAAACCGCAACAAGCATCAAAAGTGGTCTCTCAAGTAGTAAAAGCCGACATGACAAGTGAAGCTGTAATTAGAGAAGCCTTGAAATCCATGGTGTGA
- the ruvC gene encoding crossover junction endodeoxyribonuclease RuvC, with product MIILGIDPGSRVTGYGVIRQEGRHLYYLGSGCIRMSESELPGRLKQIYAGVTEIITQFQPDVFAIEQVFMSKNADSALKLGQARGAAIVAAVNADLPVFEYSARSIKQAVVGTGGADKTQVQHMVKSMLKLPAKPQADAADALGVAICHANTNKTLVALAGQAKSAKKGRYR from the coding sequence ATGATAATTCTTGGTATTGATCCCGGTTCTAGGGTGACAGGATATGGCGTGATACGACAAGAAGGCCGCCACCTATATTATTTAGGAAGTGGTTGTATCCGTATGTCAGAGTCTGAACTACCGGGAAGACTGAAGCAGATATACGCAGGGGTTACTGAAATAATTACCCAATTTCAACCCGATGTTTTCGCCATTGAACAAGTTTTCATGTCAAAAAATGCCGATTCGGCACTAAAACTCGGGCAAGCGAGAGGGGCAGCTATTGTTGCGGCTGTTAACGCCGATTTACCTGTTTTTGAATATTCAGCACGATCAATTAAACAAGCGGTTGTCGGGACGGGTGGGGCAGACAAAACACAGGTTCAACATATGGTCAAAAGTATGCTCAAGTTACCTGCAAAGCCTCAAGCCGATGCAGCAGATGCACTTGGTGTTGCAATCTGCCACGCGAATACAAATAAAACCCTAGTCGCATTGGCGGGTCAGGCCAAAAGCGCTAAAAAAGGCCGTTATCGATAA